In a genomic window of Strix aluco isolate bStrAlu1 chromosome 3, bStrAlu1.hap1, whole genome shotgun sequence:
- the THADA gene encoding tRNA (32-2'-O)-methyltransferase regulator THADA isoform X6 yields the protein MVLKKKKEIQVDAFFLDHQQLEKLQRFSKAEEQNLASLLLRCAQLSNGIQQIQCIKQIMPLVKKMDQNSACDPMVKACLDILGETYFSLGTKNPLKKVLASSLNGLPEQFMTLAVQSFVCCLGEELKTTDVYLYRKVLDNLASCMEDFSLGRASIKNLFEEVLQFLQKSLLDIQEENRKNNGNRIVQTQLMHDLLIAIKVSMMFVQKLQENIQGSLWKHHESFVWQSMCSLLKSSTNFLTDATLLQTVQTTSGLAVILFTKAMYEPVEELPSLISDLLLGSVKHAGVPVWFVNNCGTLCTEELSDSVLLFLCHGALAMLEWKNGSMGENGEQLLLDIASVLLSLSSELKESSMATSLSRILAIWTNSALAALVSASPNLKIKLNGNSDVIGKLLEYIYTHWEHPLDAVRHQTKLIFKNLLQIHRTTITGFNEKSDPFFARLIKHLLSLEWHVKGKYASLGCLVECVGTENILQLDRTIPVQILDVMNDQSLAPYASDLLETMFTNHKTHFTLSFKDSTWIDQWHDIWVSPLLVILCEGNHDQTTYIIDYYLPKLLKCSPDSLSYMIRILQASADANQGSRSTRGALGALMACLRTARAHGHLELSNIMSSGLVSTECIKQGLVHQHNQVCIDALGLLCETHRSTEIVSMEEMQLIQFFMMYNLNSQSPSVRQQIGSLLRKLFCRIQESSQVLYKLEKNKTKQELLENSTERHPLGILQQYKDFMSSVCDRLFEVLFPGSSHPTRFSALTILGSIAEIFSVPKGQAQVFQLDQEIDSTRVRTLIQCFTSTFEEVKVLAFGLLMKIRDVALNLQDSENLDLLFQAAMDLSTSTKPYDCVTASYLLNFLVHHEGLQHICLGKRVEHNPQMDEDTSVSTVEKNTLSVIKLLLVNVEEEIFQAKKSLLQAAASFPMYGRVHCITGVLQQLPFNNLTLVTEWKEMVARLILMSYRLSAVVSPVVQSSSPEGLIPMDSDSESVGRLQMILHEIQPQDTNDYFMQAKILKEHCKVEPEKLSDHRPVENICTEMRGKERQTCDVTAQMVLVCCWRSMKEVSLLLGTLCKLLPSQATSEPSDGLITVEQM from the exons GGTTTTCAAAGGCTGAAGAGCAAAACCTGGCATCTCTGCTTTTGCGCTGCGCACAGCTGAGCAATGGCATCCAGCAGATCCAGTGTATTAAACAA ATTATGCCATTGGTGAAGAAGATGGATCAAAACTCTGCATGTGATCCCATGGTTAAAGCTTGTTTGGATATTTTGGGAGAGACATATTTTTCACTGGGTACGAAGAATCCCTTGAAAAAAGTATTAGCAAG TTCATTAAATGGCCTTCCTGAGCAGTTTATGACGTTAGCTGTACAAAGCTTTGTATGTTGCCTCGGGGAAGAACTGAAAACCACAGACGTGTATTTGTACAGAAAAGTACTGGACAACCTTGCTTCCTGTATGGAGGACTTCAGCTTAG gTAGAGCAAGTATTAAGAACCTGTTTGAAGAAG TTCTTCAGTTTCTGCAGAAGTCGCTACTTGacatacaggaagaaaacag aaagaatAATGGAAATCGTATTGTTCAGACTCAGTTGATGCACGATTTACTGATAGCCATTAAAGTTTCAATGATGTTTGTacagaaattacaagaaaatatCCAGGGAAGTCTTTGGAAACACCATGAGTCTTTTGTTTGGCAAAGTATGTGTAGTTTACTGAAAAGCTCCACAAACTTCCTAACAGATG CAACTCTTCTGCAAACTGTTCAGACTACCTCGGGACTGGCTGTTATTCTGTTTACTAAAGCTATGTATGAGCCAGTTGAAGAATTACCTTCCTTG ATCAGTGACTTGCTTCTTGGGTCAGTGAAACACGCAGGCGTGCCAGTGTGGTTTGTGAATAACTGTGGGACTTTGTGTACGGAAGAACTCTCTGACTCAGTCCTTCTCTTTCTTTGCCATGGAGCACTGGCGATGCTGGAATGGAAGAATGGCAGCATGGGTGAAAATGGAGAGCAACTATTATTAGATATTGCATCAGTCTTGTTGTCTTTGAGTTCAGA gttaaaagaaTCCAGTATGGCAACATCTTTGTCTAGAATCCTTGCTATTTGGACTAATTCAGCACTGGCTgccctcgtttcagcctccccaAATCTAAAAATCAAACTTAATGGGAACTCGGATGTAATTGGGAAGCTGCTGGAATACATTTATACACACTGGGAACACCCTCTGGATGCTGTTAGACACCAAACCAAATTGATATTCAAGAATCTTCTTCAGATACACCGAACCACCATTACTGGATTCAATGAAAAATCAGACCCATTCTTTGCCAGACTGATAAAGCATTTACTGAGCTTGGAATGGCATGTAAAAGGGAAATATGCTTCTCTTGGCTGTCTTGTGGAGTGTGTGGGCACTGAAAATATACTGCAGTTGGACAGAACAATTCCAGTACAAATTCTGGACGTGATGAATGACCAGTCTCTTGCACCCTATGCTAGTGATCTTTTGGAAACCATGTTTACAAATCACAAAACCCATTTTACTTTGAGTTTTAAAGACAGCACCTGGATTGACCAGTGGCATGACATCTGGGTTTCTCCTCTTCTAGTAATACTCTGTGAAGGGAACCATGACCAAACTACTTACATAATAGATTACTATTTACCAAAATTGCTTAAGTGTAGCCCTGACAGTCTGAGCTACATGATTAGAATTCTTCAGGCTTCTGCAGATGCTAATCAAG gcTCTCGCAGTACTAGAGGAGCTCTTGGAGCATTAATGGCATGCCTAAGAACAGCCAGGGCTCACGGACACCTGGAACTTTCAAATATCATGAGCAGTGGTCTTGTATCCACTGAATGTATAAAACAGGGTCTAGTTCATCAGCACAATCAG GTTTGCATTGATGCTTTAGGTTTACTTTGTGAAACCCATCGTAGCACGGAAATTGTGTCTATGGAAGAAATGCAGCTAATTCAGTTTTTTATGATGTACAACTTGAACAGCCAGTCTCCTTCAGTAAGGCAACAGATAGGTTCTTTACTGAGAAAG ttattttgtaGGATACAAGAAAGTTCCCAGGTGCTTTATaaattggagaaaaataaaaccaagcaagAGTTACTTGAAAACTCAACTGAAAGGCATCCTTTGGGGATTTTGCAACAATATAAA GATTTCATGTCATCTGTATGTGACAGACTTTTTGAGGTACTATTTCCTGGTTCATCACATCCAACCAGATTTTCTGCACTAACTATTTTAGGATCaatagcagaaatattttctgttccaaaAG GCCAGGCCCAagtttttcagctggatcaggaGATTGATTCTACTCGTGTCCGAACTTTGATCCAGTGTTTTACTAGTACTTTTGAGGAAGTAAAAGTTCTGGCATTTGGGCTTTTGATGAAAATACGTGATGTTGCACTTAATTTACAG gattctgAAAATCTAGATCTCCTATTCCAAGCAGCGATGGATCTTAGCACAAGTACGAAGCCATACGATTGTGTCACTGCTTCATATTTATTGAACTTTTTAGTACATCATGAAGGACTACAGCATATTTGTTTAGGTAAACGGGTTGAGCATAACCCCCAGATGGATGAAGACACATCAGTGAGTACAGTGGAGAAGAATACTTTATCAG TTATCAAGCTTTTGTTGGTGAATgttgaagaagaaatatttcaagcTAAGAAGTCTCTGCTTCAAGCAGCAGCATCATTCCCAATGTATGGGAGAGTGCATTGTATAACTGGGGTTTTGCAGCAATTACCTTTTAA tAACTTGACATTGGTAACTGAATGGAAGGAAATGGTGGCCAGGCTCATTCTGATGTCATACAGACTCTCTGCTGTAGTATCACCAGTGGTGCAGAGCTCATCACCAGAAGGTCTTATTCCAATGGATAGTGATTcag AAAGTGTGGGCCGTCTGCAGATGATCCTTCATGAGATACAACCCCAGGACACGAATGATTATTTTATGCAAGCAAAAATTTTGAAAGAACACTGCAAAGTAGAGCCTGAAAAGCTGTCTGACCACAGGCCAGTGGAAAATATTTGTACAGAAATGAGAG gtaaagAAAGGCAAACATGTGACGTCACAGCTCAGATGGTTCTTGTGTGTTGCTGGAGAAGCATGAAGGAAGTATCTCTGCTCTTAGGGACACTGTGTAAACTTTTGCCTTCACAGGCTACATCTGAACCTTCAGATGGGTTGATTACTGTAGAACAG ATGTAA
- the THADA gene encoding tRNA (32-2'-O)-methyltransferase regulator THADA isoform X5, with translation MVLKKKKEIQVDAFFLDHQQLEKLQRFSKAEEQNLASLLLRCAQLSNGIQQIQCIKQIMPLVKKMDQNSACDPMVKACLDILGETYFSLGTKNPLKKVLASSLNGLPEQFMTLAVQSFVCCLGEELKTTDVYLYRKVLDNLASCMEDFSLGRASIKNLFEEVLQFLQKSLLDIQEENRKNNGNRIVQTQLMHDLLIAIKVSMMFVQKLQENIQGSLWKHHESFVWQSMCSLLKSSTNFLTDATLLQTVQTTSGLAVILFTKAMYEPVEELPSLISDLLLGSVKHAGVPVWFVNNCGTLCTEELSDSVLLFLCHGALAMLEWKNGSMGENGEQLLLDIASVLLSLSSELKESSMATSLSRILAIWTNSALAALVSASPNLKIKLNGNSDVIGKLLEYIYTHWEHPLDAVRHQTKLIFKNLLQIHRTTITGFNEKSDPFFARLIKHLLSLEWHVKGKYASLGCLVECVGTENILQLDRTIPVQILDVMNDQSLAPYASDLLETMFTNHKTHFTLSFKDSTWIDQWHDIWVSPLLVILCEGNHDQTTYIIDYYLPKLLKCSPDSLSYMIRILQASADANQGSRSTRGALGALMACLRTARAHGHLELSNIMSSGLVSTECIKQGLVHQHNQVCIDALGLLCETHRSTEIVSMEEMQLIQFFMMYNLNSQSPSVRQQIGSLLRKLFCRIQESSQVLYKLEKNKTKQELLENSTERHPLGILQQYKDFMSSVCDRLFEVLFPGSSHPTRFSALTILGSIAEIFSVPKGQAQVFQLDQEIDSTRVRTLIQCFTSTFEEVKVLAFGLLMKIRDVALNLQDSENLDLLFQAAMDLSTSTKPYDCVTASYLLNFLVHHEGLQHICLGKRVEHNPQMDEDTSVSTVEKNTLSVIKLLLVNVEEEIFQAKKSLLQAAASFPMYGRVHCITGVLQQLPFNNLTLVTEWKEMVARLILMSYRLSAVVSPVVQSSSPEGLIPMDSDSESVGRLQMILHEIQPQDTNDYFMQAKILKEHCKVEPEKLSDHRPVENICTEMRGKERQTCDVTAQMVLVCCWRSMKEVSLLLGTLCKLLPSQATSEPSDGLITVEQVKNIGDYFKHHLLQSRHRGAFELAYAGFVQLTEMLSRCNSESLCKMPEQWLSCVLEEIKSCDPSSTLCATRRSAGIPFYIQALLASEPKKSKTDLLKMTMKELMSLAAPLNESSSVIPQDMERCCSVKLWSFL, from the exons GGTTTTCAAAGGCTGAAGAGCAAAACCTGGCATCTCTGCTTTTGCGCTGCGCACAGCTGAGCAATGGCATCCAGCAGATCCAGTGTATTAAACAA ATTATGCCATTGGTGAAGAAGATGGATCAAAACTCTGCATGTGATCCCATGGTTAAAGCTTGTTTGGATATTTTGGGAGAGACATATTTTTCACTGGGTACGAAGAATCCCTTGAAAAAAGTATTAGCAAG TTCATTAAATGGCCTTCCTGAGCAGTTTATGACGTTAGCTGTACAAAGCTTTGTATGTTGCCTCGGGGAAGAACTGAAAACCACAGACGTGTATTTGTACAGAAAAGTACTGGACAACCTTGCTTCCTGTATGGAGGACTTCAGCTTAG gTAGAGCAAGTATTAAGAACCTGTTTGAAGAAG TTCTTCAGTTTCTGCAGAAGTCGCTACTTGacatacaggaagaaaacag aaagaatAATGGAAATCGTATTGTTCAGACTCAGTTGATGCACGATTTACTGATAGCCATTAAAGTTTCAATGATGTTTGTacagaaattacaagaaaatatCCAGGGAAGTCTTTGGAAACACCATGAGTCTTTTGTTTGGCAAAGTATGTGTAGTTTACTGAAAAGCTCCACAAACTTCCTAACAGATG CAACTCTTCTGCAAACTGTTCAGACTACCTCGGGACTGGCTGTTATTCTGTTTACTAAAGCTATGTATGAGCCAGTTGAAGAATTACCTTCCTTG ATCAGTGACTTGCTTCTTGGGTCAGTGAAACACGCAGGCGTGCCAGTGTGGTTTGTGAATAACTGTGGGACTTTGTGTACGGAAGAACTCTCTGACTCAGTCCTTCTCTTTCTTTGCCATGGAGCACTGGCGATGCTGGAATGGAAGAATGGCAGCATGGGTGAAAATGGAGAGCAACTATTATTAGATATTGCATCAGTCTTGTTGTCTTTGAGTTCAGA gttaaaagaaTCCAGTATGGCAACATCTTTGTCTAGAATCCTTGCTATTTGGACTAATTCAGCACTGGCTgccctcgtttcagcctccccaAATCTAAAAATCAAACTTAATGGGAACTCGGATGTAATTGGGAAGCTGCTGGAATACATTTATACACACTGGGAACACCCTCTGGATGCTGTTAGACACCAAACCAAATTGATATTCAAGAATCTTCTTCAGATACACCGAACCACCATTACTGGATTCAATGAAAAATCAGACCCATTCTTTGCCAGACTGATAAAGCATTTACTGAGCTTGGAATGGCATGTAAAAGGGAAATATGCTTCTCTTGGCTGTCTTGTGGAGTGTGTGGGCACTGAAAATATACTGCAGTTGGACAGAACAATTCCAGTACAAATTCTGGACGTGATGAATGACCAGTCTCTTGCACCCTATGCTAGTGATCTTTTGGAAACCATGTTTACAAATCACAAAACCCATTTTACTTTGAGTTTTAAAGACAGCACCTGGATTGACCAGTGGCATGACATCTGGGTTTCTCCTCTTCTAGTAATACTCTGTGAAGGGAACCATGACCAAACTACTTACATAATAGATTACTATTTACCAAAATTGCTTAAGTGTAGCCCTGACAGTCTGAGCTACATGATTAGAATTCTTCAGGCTTCTGCAGATGCTAATCAAG gcTCTCGCAGTACTAGAGGAGCTCTTGGAGCATTAATGGCATGCCTAAGAACAGCCAGGGCTCACGGACACCTGGAACTTTCAAATATCATGAGCAGTGGTCTTGTATCCACTGAATGTATAAAACAGGGTCTAGTTCATCAGCACAATCAG GTTTGCATTGATGCTTTAGGTTTACTTTGTGAAACCCATCGTAGCACGGAAATTGTGTCTATGGAAGAAATGCAGCTAATTCAGTTTTTTATGATGTACAACTTGAACAGCCAGTCTCCTTCAGTAAGGCAACAGATAGGTTCTTTACTGAGAAAG ttattttgtaGGATACAAGAAAGTTCCCAGGTGCTTTATaaattggagaaaaataaaaccaagcaagAGTTACTTGAAAACTCAACTGAAAGGCATCCTTTGGGGATTTTGCAACAATATAAA GATTTCATGTCATCTGTATGTGACAGACTTTTTGAGGTACTATTTCCTGGTTCATCACATCCAACCAGATTTTCTGCACTAACTATTTTAGGATCaatagcagaaatattttctgttccaaaAG GCCAGGCCCAagtttttcagctggatcaggaGATTGATTCTACTCGTGTCCGAACTTTGATCCAGTGTTTTACTAGTACTTTTGAGGAAGTAAAAGTTCTGGCATTTGGGCTTTTGATGAAAATACGTGATGTTGCACTTAATTTACAG gattctgAAAATCTAGATCTCCTATTCCAAGCAGCGATGGATCTTAGCACAAGTACGAAGCCATACGATTGTGTCACTGCTTCATATTTATTGAACTTTTTAGTACATCATGAAGGACTACAGCATATTTGTTTAGGTAAACGGGTTGAGCATAACCCCCAGATGGATGAAGACACATCAGTGAGTACAGTGGAGAAGAATACTTTATCAG TTATCAAGCTTTTGTTGGTGAATgttgaagaagaaatatttcaagcTAAGAAGTCTCTGCTTCAAGCAGCAGCATCATTCCCAATGTATGGGAGAGTGCATTGTATAACTGGGGTTTTGCAGCAATTACCTTTTAA tAACTTGACATTGGTAACTGAATGGAAGGAAATGGTGGCCAGGCTCATTCTGATGTCATACAGACTCTCTGCTGTAGTATCACCAGTGGTGCAGAGCTCATCACCAGAAGGTCTTATTCCAATGGATAGTGATTcag AAAGTGTGGGCCGTCTGCAGATGATCCTTCATGAGATACAACCCCAGGACACGAATGATTATTTTATGCAAGCAAAAATTTTGAAAGAACACTGCAAAGTAGAGCCTGAAAAGCTGTCTGACCACAGGCCAGTGGAAAATATTTGTACAGAAATGAGAG gtaaagAAAGGCAAACATGTGACGTCACAGCTCAGATGGTTCTTGTGTGTTGCTGGAGAAGCATGAAGGAAGTATCTCTGCTCTTAGGGACACTGTGTAAACTTTTGCCTTCACAGGCTACATCTGAACCTTCAGATGGGTTGATTACTGTAGAACAG gttaAAAATATCGGGGATTACTTTAAACATCATCTGCTGCAATCGAGACACAGGGGTGCATTTGAATTGGCATATGCTGGCTTTGTGCAACTTACGGAAATGCTTTCCAG ATGTAACAGTGAGAGTCTGTGCAAGATGCCAGAGCAGTGGCTAAGCTGTGTGTTAGAAGAGATCAAATCTTGTGATCCTTCATCTACACTATGTGCAACCAGACGTAGTGCGGGAATTCCATTCTACATACAG GCTTTGTTAGCTTCAGAACCAAAGAAGAGCAAAACAGATTTGCTGAAAATGACAATGAAAGAATTGATGTCTTTGGCTGCACCTTTGAATGAATCGTCAAGTGTAATTCCACAG GATATGGAGCGGTGCTGTTCAGTGAAGCTTTGGTCATTTTTATAA